GACGCCTGGCCCAGCAGACGCTGCTGGGGCGAAAGGCGGATGCTGCCCTGGCTGGCAGGGTCGTAGAACCACAGATCCTTGCCGTTGTAGAGAATGAGCTTGCCCACGTCGCGCGCCGGGGCCAGGTAGCGCACCAGGCTGCGGAACTGCCCGCCCGCAGTATCGGGCCGTGAGTACACGGCGAGCTGGCTGCTGTCGGTCTGCCGCCCCTGGCGGTACTCCACCAGGGTGTTGACCAGCCTGAAGGAGAAATCCGGGTTGCGGATCGCATCGCTGGCCGCCAGAACGGCCTGGGGATCGGGGCCGGCCCAGGCTTTGTGGTGCCATGGGGCCAGTGCCGCCAGGGGGAGGGCAAGAAGTGAACGTCGTTGCATGGTGGGCCTTGATGTGACGGGTTTTCAGGCGTGGCGCAGTGCATCCACGATGTCCATGCGCGCGGCACGCCGTGCGGGCCACCAGGCCGAGGCCAGGGTGATCGCCAGCAGGCCCACGATGCTGCCTGCCAGCAAGGGCAGGTCTTGCCACACCCGCACCAGCACCAGGTAGGCGTAGGCATAGCCTGGGGGTGTCCACGTCCAGCCGCTGTGGTTGATGGCCCAGGCCAGCACCGCCGTGGCCAGCAGGCCCAGCACCGTGCCCGCCGCGCCCAGCAGCAGGGCTTCGCACAGGAAGAGGCGGCGGATACCGCTGCAGCGCTGGCCCATGGCGCGCAGGGTGCCAATCTCCACCGTGCGCTCCACCACCGCCGTTCCCATGGTGTTGGCAATGGTGAACAGCACGATCACCGCAATCAGCAGTGCGATGAAACCAAACATGGAGGCCATGAACTCATCCGTCTGACCGAACATCGGATTCAGCGTGCGGAAGTCCAACACCTCCAGCGCTTGCGCGGCAAACTGCTGGCCCAGCAGTGCCTCTAGCCGGGCACGTGCCGCAGGCAACTGGGCGGTGTGGTGCAGTTGCACCACGATGGAGGTGACCTCGGGCGCTTGCGTGCCGTAGAGCAGGCGCTGGGCCTGGGGCAGGTGCATGGCGAGGTAGAGGTCGTCAATGGCCTTGACGCCCAGGTTGACCGCCTTGATGGCTTGCAAGCTCGCCACGTTGGGTGCGCCTCGGGCCGTGGCCACCAGCATCTCGATGCGCTGGGCAGACGGCTCGGACGGTGTGGATCGCTCCATGGCCGACAGGGCGGCTACATCGTCGGGCACGGCGGTGGCGTCTGCGGTCTGGTGCAGGGCGGGGGAGCCTGCGTTTTCGCAGCTTGGTACCTGGAGCGCGGCGCACAGTTGCAGCTTGCGCGCCACGCCGGTGCCGATGACGGCGGCGTTGGCTGCCGTACCCTCCAGTGCCAGGGGCTGGGCGTAGCTGACCATTCGATAGTCGTTCCATTGCATCAGGCGGTTGTATTCCTGTGCCACCAGGCCGTTGGCCAGCACCGAGCGCGTGTGCCCCGACTCCATGTGCCCCGCAATGCCGCCCAGTTGCAGCGTCGGCGTCACCACGCGCAGCAAAGGCGCCAGTTCGGGGTCGCTGGCAATGGCATCCATGATGCGCTGGTAACCCGCGATGCCATAGGCCGACGGGTTGTCGCCCCCATCCGCAAAATAGCCGCGCCGCTGTACCTGCAGGTGGCCGCTGAACTGGACGAAGCCGGTCTCCATGCCATACAGGATGTTGGAACGGTAGCCGCCAAACAGCAGGATGGCGGTGAGCCCCACCACCATGGCCAGCAGGGTGGCCAGGGAGCGGCGGCGGTTGCGCAGCAGGTTGCGCAGGGCGAGCATCCAGAGGTTCATGCGGCCACCTCCGTACCGTTGTCACGTTGCTCTATGGCTTCGATCCGGCCATCGCGGATGCGCACCACGTCATCGGCCTGGGCCAGCACCATGGGGTCGTGGGACGAGAACACAAAGCTGGCGCCGCGCGCGCGCTGCAGGCGGCGCATCAGGGCAATGATCTCGGCACCTGTCTGGCTGTCGAGGTTGGCAGTGGGCTCGTCGGCCAGCACCAGCGCAGGCTCGGTGGACAGGGCCCGGGCAATGGCCACGCGCTGGCGCTGCCCGCCCGACAGTTGCCCAGGGCGGTTGCCAGCGCGGTCTGCCAGGCCCACGGCGTCGAGCAGCGCGCGCACCCGCTCTTTGCGCTGGGCAGCCGGTACTGCGGCCAGCACCAGCGGGTATTCCACATTCTCAAAGGCGGTCAGCACCGGCAACAGATTGAAGTTCTGGAACACGAACCCGATGCGCCGTGCGCGAAAGTCCGACAGCGCATCGTCCGTCATGGCCTGCACGGCCTGGCCATCCACCTGGATTTCGCCCTCGTCGGGCCGGTCAATGCAGCCCATCATGTTGAGCAGCGTGGTCTTGCCGCTGCCCGAGGGGCCGCACAGCACGGTGAAGCGGCCGGGCCGGATGTCGATATTCACCCCGCTCAGGGCGGGCACGGTCACGGTGTCCAGCCGGTAGGTCTTGCCCACGTTGCGTAAACTCACTGGGTACATGCAGACTCCCTTGTTGATGCATGGCGTCCATCGTAAGAATCCCACCCAGGGCGTGTATTGAATGATTGCGACATCGCCGCCTGCGGCACCTCCGCCGTACCACCATTTGCGCAAAGTGTCCGCCTGGCCCCGGGAGCTTGGCATGACCTACAGCGATGCGCGTTCCGAGCTGTGGCTACCGCGCAGCGCCCTGGCCTCCTGCGTTCGTGGGGTGATGGCGCGCGATACCCTGTCGGTAGCGCTGGATGAGCCGCAGCGCTACAACCACATGCCGGTAGCGCCCACTTGCGCGTTGCTCTGGTATCTGCAGGGCGAATGCCATGTCCTGGCGCCAGGTGCACCGGCGCAGCCCCACAGCCCGCGTGCGCCCATTGCTTCTGCCACCTTGTGCGGCCCCTTCACCCGGCCCACCATCAGCTGGAACCCCGGCCCCATGCACGCCTTCATGGTGCTTCTCATGCCCGATGCGCTGGCGCACATGACGGGCCTGGATACCACTGCGCTGCTAGACCGGATTGTTCCGGTGCAAGAAGTCTTTGATGCCGAATGGCAGGCGATGTTTGCCCAGGTGGCGCAGGCGGCCGACGACGAGCAGCGCGTGGCCCTGGTCGAGTCCTTTCTGTTGCCGCGCTGGCAGCAGTCGCGGCCGGCGTCGGCATTGCACAGCCACCTGCTCACCGACTGGTCGCGCAGCGTGGCCCTGCGCGCCGCCAGCTCAGGCCTGGGCCGCAGCCTGCGCCAGGCGGAGCGCCGCATCAAGCAATGGACCGGGCAAACGCAGCGCAACCTGCATGGGCTGGGCCGTTCAGAGCGCGCCTTCTTTGAGGGCGCACAGGCACACCAGGATGGCGCTGTGCGCTGGGGGGACATTGCCGATGCCAGCGGCTACGCCGACCAGGCCCACATGTGCCGAGAGTCCCGGCGCATCACCGGCCATGCGCCGGGCGAGCTGTACCGCCTGATGCAGAGCGATGAGAGTTTCTGGGCTTACCGGCTGTGGGCTTTTGGGGTGGGGGTTTTGCT
This DNA window, taken from Acidovorax sp. HDW3, encodes the following:
- a CDS encoding helix-turn-helix transcriptional regulator — its product is MTYSDARSELWLPRSALASCVRGVMARDTLSVALDEPQRYNHMPVAPTCALLWYLQGECHVLAPGAPAQPHSPRAPIASATLCGPFTRPTISWNPGPMHAFMVLLMPDALAHMTGLDTTALLDRIVPVQEVFDAEWQAMFAQVAQAADDEQRVALVESFLLPRWQQSRPASALHSHLLTDWSRSVALRAASSGLGRSLRQAERRIKQWTGQTQRNLHGLGRSERAFFEGAQAHQDGAVRWGDIADASGYADQAHMCRESRRITGHAPGELYRLMQSDESFWAYRLWAFGVGVLLE
- a CDS encoding ABC transporter permease, giving the protein MNLWMLALRNLLRNRRRSLATLLAMVVGLTAILLFGGYRSNILYGMETGFVQFSGHLQVQRRGYFADGGDNPSAYGIAGYQRIMDAIASDPELAPLLRVVTPTLQLGGIAGHMESGHTRSVLANGLVAQEYNRLMQWNDYRMVSYAQPLALEGTAANAAVIGTGVARKLQLCAALQVPSCENAGSPALHQTADATAVPDDVAALSAMERSTPSEPSAQRIEMLVATARGAPNVASLQAIKAVNLGVKAIDDLYLAMHLPQAQRLLYGTQAPEVTSIVVQLHHTAQLPAARARLEALLGQQFAAQALEVLDFRTLNPMFGQTDEFMASMFGFIALLIAVIVLFTIANTMGTAVVERTVEIGTLRAMGQRCSGIRRLFLCEALLLGAAGTVLGLLATAVLAWAINHSGWTWTPPGYAYAYLVLVRVWQDLPLLAGSIVGLLAITLASAWWPARRAARMDIVDALRHA
- a CDS encoding ABC transporter ATP-binding protein, with product MYPVSLRNVGKTYRLDTVTVPALSGVNIDIRPGRFTVLCGPSGSGKTTLLNMMGCIDRPDEGEIQVDGQAVQAMTDDALSDFRARRIGFVFQNFNLLPVLTAFENVEYPLVLAAVPAAQRKERVRALLDAVGLADRAGNRPGQLSGGQRQRVAIARALSTEPALVLADEPTANLDSQTGAEIIALMRRLQRARGASFVFSSHDPMVLAQADDVVRIRDGRIEAIEQRDNGTEVAA